The sequence ACCGGTCACTCACCGGAGCTAGCTGCTGCGTTGGCACGCCACACGCACCGTACCTTGGCACGACACAGCAGAGGTAGCTAGGTTGGCACCAGCCACCGGCGTAGCAAATGCGGCAGCGTGAGGCCAAGTTGGGcgtcgacgccgcggcggcaccGTGGaaagaaccgccgccgccgccgccgcagcgctcgGCTGCAGGCCGATGGCTggacgccgaggcggcggcggcgctggggttgGCAACGCGGACCAAGAGGGCGCCGTACTGCTCGGTGCTCAACGTCGTGCTCGCGGCCTTCGTGCTTACCGTGCCGACGATGGTCATCCTCCTCGGCGCGCGCGCCAGCGCGCCGCCCGTCCGGACCATCAGCTCTGCCGACGACGTCGTCCGCCGTGGAGGTAGCAGGCTAAAGCCTACAGCTATAGTTGGTGTTCATGCCACGTTTAACTTGGTCGTGCCGTGCTGATCAATGCTGTGCGCCTGTGCCTGCCGCATATCATCGCTGCACATTGCATCGTGACCTGCAATGAAAATGTACCAAATGTGGATCACCACGGGATCATCTTCAACTTGCTGACGGTTCCATTTTGTTGTGTCAGTTTCAGGTGAAGAAAGATCTTACGACaggctcctcggcggcctcttGGCAGACGGGTTCGACGAGCGATCCTGCCGGAGCCGGTACCAGTCCGTCCTGTACCGTCGCAGGCCCGGCAGACGGCCGGCGGCGTACCTCGTCTCCAAGCTCCGGCAGCAGGAAGCCCTGCAACGACAGTGCGGCCCGGGCACCGCGGCCTACGCCCACGCGCTGGAGCAGCTCCGGTCGGGCAAGAGCGGCGGCGACATGGCCGGCTCGCAGGAATGCAAGTACCTGGTCTCCATCTCGTACCGGGGCCTCGGCAACCGGATCCTCGCCACCGCGTCGGCGTTCCTCTACGCGGTGCTCACCGGCCGCGCGCTCCTCGTCGACCCCAGCAACGAGATGGGCGAGCTCTTCTGCGAGCCCTTCCCCGGCACGACGTGGCTTCTGCCGCCGTCGGGCTTCCCGCTGGCGAGCTACACCAACTTCAGCGTCGCCACCGCCGAGAGCTACGGCAACATGCTGCGGAACAACGTTATCCggaccgacgccgccgccgccgccggcgacgtgccTCCGCCGGCGTTCTCGTACGTCCACCTCGACCACGACGCCACCGAGCAGGACAAGCTCTTCTTCTGCGACGAGGACCAGCGGGCGCTCCGGCGCATCCCGTGGCTGGTGATGAGGACGGACAACTACATCGTGCCGGGGCTGTTCCTGGTGGCCGGCttccgggcggagctcggccggaTGTTCCCGGAGCCCGACACCGCGTTCCACCATGCCGCCCGGTACCTGTTCCACCCGAGCAACCACGTCTGGGGCCTCGTCGCGCGCTACCACGACGCCtacctcgccgcggcggcgcgccgggtgGGCATCCAGGTGCGCGTCTTTGGCTCCCAGCCCGATTCGCCGGCGCTCCTCGAGCAGATCACCCGGTGCGCGCAGAGGGAGCGGCTGCTCCCGGAGCTGCTCGCCGCGGcgggggacgacgacgacggcgaccccGTCGCGCCGCCGAAGAGCCGGCGGCGGAAGACCACCACGGCCGTGCTCGTCACCTCGCTCAAGTCGTGGTACTCCGAGCAGCTCAAGGGCATGTACtgggagcgcgcggcggccggcggcgaggcggtgagcGTGCAGCAGCCGAGCCACGAGGAGTTCCAGCGGTCCGGGGCGAGGTCGCACGACGCCAAGGCGTGGGCGGAGGTGTACCTGCTGAGCCTGACGGACGCGCTGGTGACGACGGCGTGGTCGACGTTCGGGTACGTGGCgcaggggctcgccggcgagagGCCGTGGGTGATGTACCGGCCGGACAACGAGACGCACGTGCCGGACCCGCCGTGCGGCAGGGACGTGTCCATGGAGCCCTGCTTCCACGCGCCGCCCTTCTACGACTGCAGGCTCAAGCGGGGGGCGGACACCGGCGAGATCGTGCCGCAGGTGCAGCACTGCATCGACATGAGCTGGGGCTTGAAGATTGTTCATCAAGGCTGATGCTTGTGCGTTGGTGATGGCGTTAGTGCAAATACAGAGAATGTTTGTTATTATTAGGTCTCGGAACACTGATTTCTTGTTAAGCCAATGCAAAGTATGTTGTGTTCACTTGTTCGATGATAGTAAATGACAGCAGGTGTTGGTTTTGAGCTGAAATGCATGCGAGGTTTGGGATTGCATGACCATATCTACGTATGTTATGCATGATTATGCTTTGAAActcttaaaaagaaaaaaaacaccgCTTTGAAACTCTCTTAAAAAcaaaacacacacaaaaaaaagaacGAATGCATGAGAATTGAGAAATAATAATAAATTGGACACAATAAGCTTTAACACCCTTAACGGTATACCATAAAAACTAACTTGGTGGTGTGATCATAAGTACTTGGCCGCATAAAAACATGGTGTTGTCATCATAAATACTTGGCCGTCTAACCATAAACCCTAGCTTGCGGCTAGTTGAAATTTTGAAGACAACAGAATATTCAGCTTCTCATAGTGTAAGCTCATGATTATTTGTAACATACAATAGTTTGATTATGGGGACACTGCACAAACACAAATAAACTTCTTGGCCTATCTTGCTAGTGACTGAGTAAAATACATGGGCGGTCCTTAAACTTGTCTCGATGTATCATTTAGGTCCCTAAATTctcaaaatgtatttttagatcCCTAAACTTGTCCGCAGGTGTCATTCGGGTCTCTACACTCTCAAGATGCATCTTCAGGTCCCCAAATTTGTCTCAGTGTGTCATTTCAGTCTCTAAACTCTCAAGGTGAATTTTTGTATCCCAGAAAATTTCCATTAATCAATTATATTCAAAATGGATAGTTTATTAAACTATTTTTAGCCACTTAATTTAGAAATCTTATCACTAATACCATTTTAGTTTTGAATTAGCTGCTTATTAATCATACATCATGGGTTAATCTAGATCATTTGATTTCAACGATGGATATTATAGCTTTCTCGTTTAACATGGAGATATCATTGCTAATCCTCAATATTTTCTACTAACTATTTATATTTTGAATGTGCTTTGTATAAATTTATTAAGATAATTTGTTCCCATTCTCAATAAAAATCAAAATAGCAATTTTATTAAATTTGAAGTAGAAAAAGAATTTTATATTAACTTAAAGTAGCAAAACAACATTTATATTAAATTAAAATAGCATCTTGAGAATTTAGGGACATGCATGACACCGTGGGACAAGTTTATGGATACAGAAAAGTATTTTGAGAGATTAACGACCTATGTGACACTTTGAAACAAGTTCAGGGATATAAAAATGCATTTTAAGAGTTTAGAGACCTAGATGACATACCagaacaagtttagggaccattGTTGGACTTGAGTTAACTCCTCCAATGTGTTGCAATCTAAAGCCTCTTGAACCAATCGAGAGCCACACCTTTAAAATCCGATTAAATAAACCCCATCCAATGAAAATGAAACAAAAGAAACCAAATGGTAATCACTAGATCCAACCAAAAAGATCAAGCATCAAATTAAGTTAAACAATAGATCAAGTTTCGCTGGAAATATTTTGCATCTATTACACCTTCAgtcaaaaatataaatattttgtgGCTTTCAAGTCTAACAAGAAATTTCCttaatctgaatcaaaatttgtaaaatttcaaaattGAAAGTCTGAATCTGAGTTGAAGTTTTGTGGCTTTCAAGTCTAACATGAAATTTCCttaatctgaatcaaaatttgtaaaatttcaaaattGAAAGTCTGAATCTGAGTTGAAGTTTCTGGATCGAGATACTTGCTATGGAAACGTTTATATGCGATCTGACCTTGAGGTTGAAATGGAGGAGCACTATAAACAAGGTTGAAATAATGTGCGTGTATCAGGATTCATGGTAGATGGCTACATGGACGTAGCTAGTCTACTATCGTATTGAAATTATTTAGCTTGTGCTGTTCATTTTTATATCCAGGAGTCACTCGTTTCATTCCAAAGGTCTTCTTTGACCATTGGAGGAAGATCAACATCAATTATTTTTATAACCAACAAAACTGAACGACCGTACTCAGGTACTGTACAcatgtatttttttatataaaattaaacaCGATTACCAAGAAAAAGGTTCATAAATCAACCTACTAGTCCCCAGGTCAAATTAGAGCGGGTAAACAAGGCCCACTTTCCAGAGATTTATGGGTTAACAGCATCGATGACCATCGGATTTCGGGGGCAGACTTTTGTAAACAAGACACGTTGTTCAATTCACTGGCAACATTTCTCCGCATATTTTCCAGCTCATTGCTGCGTAACGTTCAAACCAACGCCGAAGCACAACGCACTAgcacaaaaagaacaatgccaGTTGGTACGAGAGCTTACTTTGATCATTGTTTACACTTAACAAAGgcaggccatgtttagttcttaaaaaaaaatatagtatCCGTCACATTAAATCTTTAGACATATGCACAGAGCaataaatgtaattaaaaaaataactcattATACAGTTTAGATATAAAtgacaagacgaatcttttaaatataattagtccataattaaatattaattattaaataacaacgaaagcgttacagtaccaaaatccaaaaattaaaaaaaaacaaggccTTACCGATTCACCTATTCGTAAAAGAAGCAGACACAGTTACTCCGCATTTCGCATGGGGAGTTCCCCCCACAAAACCCATGCATGGCAGGGGACTCGATGGCAAGCACACATCGAAATCCGAGCACTATAGTTGTTGTTCAGAAACCAAGGTCTCCATTCCCAACTCCAGAGCTAGGTGCATCGTGGAGCGCCGACAGGGATTGCAGCGCCTGCACGCTTGTGCTAGTTGACTTGCATCGAACTTCTTCTTCGCTCAGTCAAGAAGCATAAAGGTGAGCTCCGGCGCGCACCGACGACAGGGGGGCACCGGCGCCTGGAGGCTCAAGATAGTGGCGGCTCTGCTCGTCAGCTGCTCGTGCAGTCCATGGAGGCGAAGAAGGTAGCAGAGGAGCTCGCCGACGCCAAGCGAGGGAGCTGGCCGGCGGTTATCGGcgtgctcgccgtcgtcgtgctGGCCGTGCTCGTCCTCAGCGGGCGCAACGCTGGGGCGCCGGTGGCCTGGGTTCAGACTGCAGCGGCCAGCTTCCGCCAAGGTGAAGTTCTGTTCAGTGTTTCTGCACTTCATTTTGTCAGTAGCAGCAATGTTCTATGTAGAGGTTCTATTGAGTAATGACACGACCATACAATCTTGCGCGTGGTTGTACGTCGAGACCTTCTAAGTTTAATATTTAGGAGTGGCTGTGGTTGAAGGTCGACCAAGACCATCGAAGTTTAATTTCTTGTCGAGACAAACGTAGATGCCTATTTCTTGTTAACCAAAAGCCACTTAgttcctccttttttttttgagatcaaGTTCCTCCTAGTGGTTGAGTTTTCTTCAAGGTTTTAGAACACGCACATCTTTTCTTAGCAGCTTCCTACATTCTAGTCTAGTCACCTAAAAGTTGCATAGCTCTTGGTTGATGGAATTCTGAACTTATTACgataaggtttttttttttgcgaccgtgcctgagcacgtatttcattaagtgGACGACAATGAGGTTGTAAAGAATGGATTTGAGTTTGTACTAGTTCTTAGTGAAAGAAAATAGGACAATGAGAGTTCTTCTGAAATCCCTCATTATTTCGCAGGTTCCAATGACCTCCCCTTCTTGCACCCGAGGGCGGCGCGCTACGACAGGCTCTACGGCGGCCTGCTGGTCGACGGCTTCGACGAGGAATCCTGCCACAGCCGGTACCAATCCGCCACGTACCGCCGGAACCCCGGCCGACGGCCCTCCCCGTACCTCATCTCCAAGCTGCGGCGGCACGAGGCCCTCCAGCGGCGGTGCGGCCCGGGCACCGCCGCCTACAGCGCCGCCCTGGAGCAGCTCAGGTCCGGCCGgagcgccgcgtcgccgccggagtGCGCGTACGTCGTTTCCATCTCGTACCGCGGCATCGGGAACcgcatcctcgccgccgcgtcggcgtTCCTGTACGCCGTGCTCACGGGCCGCGCCCTGCTCGTCGACCCCGGCAACGAGATGGACGACCTCTTCTGCGAGCCGTTCCCCAACACGACGtggctgctgccgccggcgggCTTCCCGCTGCCGGACTACGCCAACTTcagcgtcgccaccgccgcgagCTACGGGAACATGGTGAGGAACAAGGTCGTCGTCAGGAGCGACGGCGACgctcccacggcggcggcgcagccgctGCCCGCGTTCGCGTACGTCCATCTCAACTACGACGCCACCGTCGAGGACAACTCCTTCTTCTGCGGCGGCGACCAGCGGCTGCTCCGGCGCATCCAGTGGCTGGTGATGAGGACGCCGCTCTGTTCCCGGAGCGCGATGCCGTGTTCCACCACCTCGGCCGCTACCTGTTCCACCCCAACAACCACGTCTGGGGCCTCGTCACGCGCTACTACGACGCCtacctcgcggcggcgcggcggcgggtcggcatCCAGGTGCGCGTCTTCGGCGGGATGCCGGACTCGCCGGAGCTCCTGGAGCAGATCACCGCGTGCACGCGCAGGGAGGGCCTGCTCCCCcccgtgctcgccgccggcgagccgatcTCGCCGGCGTCGCGAGCCAGGTCGTCCACGGCCGTCCTCGTCACCTCCCTCAAGTCCTGGTACTATGAGGAGCTCAAGAGCATGTACTGGGAGCACgcgacggccgccggcggcgaggtggtgaGCGTGCACCAGCCGAGCCACGAGGAGTACCAGCGGTCTGGCGCCAGGTCGCACGACCGCAGGGCGTGGGCGGAGATTTACCTGCTGAGCCTGACCGACGTGCTGGTGACCAGCGGGAGGTCGACGTTCGGGTACGTCGCgcaggggctcgccggcgtgaggCCGTGGGTGCTGTACAAGCCGGCGAACAGCTCCGCCGTGCCGGACCCGCCGTGCGGCCGGGACGTCTCCATGGAGCCGTGCTTCCACAAGCCGCCGGGCCACGACTGCCGGATCAAGCCGCAGTGGGCCGACCCCTCCAAGGATGTGCCGTACATCCAGCACTGCGACGACGCGAGCTGGGGGCTGAAGCTTGTGGGTCAGAACACATAGGATGCAGGGATCGAGGTGGGAACGTGAACCTCACATGTCAAGGACCCAAGATGTATTTTATCTTGACACATGGTAAAAGTTAACTTTTGACTAAGTTTCTAGGTCATGGGTACAAGTTGTTGAATAGCCGCCCACAGCTTAAATTTAGTGTGGATGTATGTTGGATCATCATCATGTAACTGTAGAACTTGATACATTAAACATATGTACTTACAGTTTGATTACAACTACCCATACTTCTAGAAGTTGATATATGTAGTCAAAGTTAGAAGGatttgacttagaacaaaaCTGAATGACAAGTAATATCAAAAGAAGGGAGTATAAAATTAAGATTTCCACAAGGAACGTCTTGCTTGTGTACTACACATTTTATTCACAACACTTGTTGTTCAGAGTTGAGCATAGAAAATTAAGAATGTAGATAAAATGACAATCTTACAATTAATTAATAACCTAAAGTGATACTGCATAAAAAATTAACGGTGCAATTAAAGGGAGGTGAGACTTAAAAAAGTATGACAAAATTGCCTAGAAGTTTTAGAACAACAAATACTTTGAAGATTGTATAGAAGAATTAAAAAGCAAGTATTTTGAATTGAGTGGTGGGAGCCAGGGGGTTGGGATGTTTAATGTCTATTGTCTAATAGTATACATAGAAAAGCTTTCCTCCTATTTTGAAAATTTAgattttttaaaatatgaatCATATAGGAGACAACTTTCTGGTGTTTTTCtcttcaaatttatattttaaCTTTGTCACGCATTTGCATAAACTATACATCACGCACATTCTAAATTAAAATTTGCATTATGTCGTGTAAAGCTCATTTAAGCAGTCACTACCAGAAAACGGAATTGCGTTGGCGGCCAAAAACATCAAGAAATATAGGAAAACCGTCAAGATAATTATTCTTGGCAGCCAACTGCCAAGCAGCCACATGATTTTGGCCTAACAAGGCATGTGCAGGTGGATTATGCAACACTATTTTGGCCCAATTACTTCATGTGTGGATGGGTGGGCCAATGGGGTGTGGCCATATActattgtttttatttttttattttgcttttCTATGTATTTTTCATGTTTCTATTTCTTTCCTTATTCCTTTTCTCTCATTTCTCAATCAACTTCTAGATATTTCTCTCTTATGTAATATTCTTATCATTCATTTATATTTTTTGTAATTGGATCTAAACAAACATATTCTTGATTCTTCCTGTTGTAGAAATCTATTTTTATTGTCTCACATTGTGAATTGTTTGAAGCATGAGGTGTTTTACAATCTCTAAGTTGGCTCGGTACTTGGAGAATCAGGCTAAACAAAAGCAGTGCTAGGAGGTTTGGCCCAAGAATTGTAGTAGTTTTCCGATTTGGGTCATTGGATAAACATCCAAGAGGCTTGGGGgattggataattttacaatctggacccacccttggattgggtaatcacacttttgcaaatccccctcccaccccctgcgcccctccccttggatgttaaTCTGATGGTACAGATtggagttttcatagtttgtccggcgaggttggtttgcacctgatatgttcccttcTTTTAGGGAACGTATCAGATGCAAATgaacctctccgtgcaaactatggaaacttcaatttgggtCATTGGATAAACATCCAAAAGACATGGGGGATTgtgtaattttacaatctggacccaCCCTTGGATTGGGtgatcacacttttgcaaatgcCCCCTCCCACCCCCCgcgcccctccccttggatgttgatccgatggcaCAGATtggagttttcatagtttgcacagaGAGGTTGATTTGCACCTGATACGTTCCCTTCTTTTAGGGAACGTATCAGATGCAAACGaatctctccgtgcaaactatgaaaacttcaatttgggtcATTAGATAAACATCCAAGAGGCAtggggattgggtaattttacaatctggacccaCCCTTGGATTGGGTattcacacttttgcaaatcccccctcccacccTCCTGCGCCCcttcccttggatgttgatccgatggcaCAGATtggagttttcatagtttgcacggggaggttggtttgcacctgatatgtttccTTCTTTTAGGGAACGTATCAGATGCAAACGAATCTCTctatgcaaactatgaaaacttcaatttgggtcATTGGATAAACATCCAAGAGACATGGGGGATTgtgtaattttacaatctggacccaCCCTTGAATTGGGtgatcacacttttgcaaattccCCCTCCCAGCCCCTACGCCCcttcccttggatgttgatccgatggcaCAAATtggagttttcatagtttgcacggagaggttggtttgcacctgatatgttccctttctTTTATTCCATGTAATTGCATTACTTTTATGCCGATTTGACATTTATTTGTGAGATGCACTCAACAATTTGTGATTCAAATTTTTAATTGCATGACTTTCAAATGTTCAATTAGCATAATTAAACAATAACATTTTtgaaaatcaaaataaaaatacaTTTGCAATAGAACTTATTATATTTTAGTAATTCCAAACAAACATAATTTGAACACATTAAAAGCGTTCTTAAAAAAACAACTTTTGAAAGTCTAGCACTTAAAGTTTTTAACGACGTTGCTAGAGTCGGGATGTCCGATCCATCTGATGCTCCATTGGTGCATCGCAACATCAAAGAATAACGTCTGCAACATATAGAAAATAAACTTCTATAACATAGAAAATCAACGTTGGCAACATAAAAAATAAACTCCAATACAAATGTTTTTTTCCTAAACAATTGCTTCGTCATTTGCTTCTGATTAAATACATAGTCTCTTCTCTCTTTGAGCACTAAAATACCTAACGGCCTAGTATGTGAGGTCCGGGGCTACAGCCCGGTCTGGCCCGCAAACGCAATTGTCCACGACTCCTCTGCCTTGTCGGTGCGGGGACGCCCGATCGCATGGAGGTCGGGCGGCTGTGACCTGTGAGGGCGAGGCAaccggggcgccgccgctgggatCCTTCGGCGCGCTACGGGCTCCGCAGGTTGCGCGCGGCGTGGCTTCGCGCGCGCGCCCAGGCCGAGGCCATCTGTTTGTGGTGCGTCGTGGAGGAAGAGGTGAGGTTGTACGAGCTGGTCAGTTCGCCCGCGTTGTGCTTGGCTCTGAGGTACATTTTTGCCTCCTTGGATAAATTTACGTGTTGAGCCGCAAAGAGTTGAGCAGTTGGCGACCTGGAGCGCGCGCATCCTCTGATTGACTTCCGGCCAGTCAAAATCTGCTAGTGCCGTACGAATTAAATAAACCGTCTTAGTGTCACCACCACTTGCTCGGAGGCCCCAGGTGTTACTCAAATCGGTA comes from Panicum virgatum strain AP13 chromosome 4K, P.virgatum_v5, whole genome shotgun sequence and encodes:
- the LOC120705071 gene encoding fucosyltransferase 2-like → MRQREAKLGVDAAAAPWKEPPPPPPQRSAAGRWLDAEAAAALGLATRTKRAPYCSVLNVVLAAFVLTVPTMVILLGARASAPPVRTISSADDVVRRGGSRLKPTAIVGVHATSYDRLLGGLLADGFDERSCRSRYQSVLYRRRPGRRPAAYLVSKLRQQEALQRQCGPGTAAYAHALEQLRSGKSGGDMAGSQECKYLVSISYRGLGNRILATASAFLYAVLTGRALLVDPSNEMGELFCEPFPGTTWLLPPSGFPLASYTNFSVATAESYGNMLRNNVIRTDAAAAAGDVPPPAFSYVHLDHDATEQDKLFFCDEDQRALRRIPWLVMRTDNYIVPGLFLVAGFRAELGRMFPEPDTAFHHAARYLFHPSNHVWGLVARYHDAYLAAAARRVGIQVRVFGSQPDSPALLEQITRCAQRERLLPELLAAAGDDDDGDPVAPPKSRRRKTTTAVLVTSLKSWYSEQLKGMYWERAAAGGEAVSVQQPSHEEFQRSGARSHDAKAWAEVYLLSLTDALVTTAWSTFGYVAQGLAGERPWVMYRPDNETHVPDPPCGRDVSMEPCFHAPPFYDCRLKRGADTGEIVPQVQHCIDMSWGLKIVHQG